From Phalacrocorax carbo chromosome 25, bPhaCar2.1, whole genome shotgun sequence:
AGGATGAACTCATTGTGGACCTGGGGACAGAGGGGCCAGTCAGCACCCAGCACGGCTGGGCAAGCCCCTGCCCTCACCCCTGCCCTGTGCTCACCATGACAGCCGCAATTTCCTCCGGGTTGTCCCCATCCAGGTCGAACTTGAAGGTCACCATCTTGTTATTGTAGGTCTGCAGCTGGCACTCCACCACCCGGTCGTTCTTGTCGGAGatctgtgggcagcagggccggCTCAGCTTGGGGAGCACCCAGCCGCCCACCCGGCACCTGCAGCACTCACGTTGGTGATGCGCAGCCTGGACCGGGCTCGGCGCCGCAGCAGCTTTCCCGAGGCCCGCTTGGCTGGCAGCTTGGCGCTCTGCTCGCTGGCCGAGAGCCCCTCGTAGCCGTCACTCATGCCAGACGCCACATCTGAGGCATAGCTGCGGGAAGCCCCAGCAGCGGAGCATCAGCGCAGCCATTCCCAGCCGCCGCGCTCCCCGTCCGGCCCCTGCCCggccccccgcagccccaccTGTCCACCGGAGAGGAGAAGCCGCTGGCAGTGGGGAGGCGCTCCGTGGGAAGCTGCACCGCGATGCTCTGTGGGGAGAGGACATTGTGAGCCGGCGCCACGGCCGCcctgacccccagcccctcaggaGGGCCCCACTCACCGTGGGGAAGCAGcgtgtggggcgggggggcggtgGGCTGGCAGGGTCCCCCGCTGAGAAGCTGTGATGGGCCAGGTCTGGAGAGTCCAGGAAGCCAGAGGAGCTTAGGTAGCCATCCGTCTCGCAGTCAGCTGCGGAGGAGCACTCATGAGCATGGCcagagccccctcccagcttgcaCCCTGGGAAATGGCTTTGGGGCTGGATGCATGGCATGGCTGGAGGTAGAGAGGGACTCCCCGCGCCGACCTCCTGCCCTGGGTTGCCCTGCTacacaccccacacacccccccgccccaagccTACGCACAGGTGGCCGAGGAGTAGCTGGTGTGCTGGTAGGCGAAGTGCTGGTGCTGGTCAGCCTCCGGCTCCTCAGGCTCCGGggggaaggtgctgctgaagagGGAGTCCCCGGAGCCTGGGGTGGCCGGGGCAGGTGTGCCGGGTGGCAGCGGGGACTtgagctcctccagcagccgcAGGACGCCCGACGcctgctctggctctgcaggTGACGGCACATCCTGGGCACGCTTCAGCTTCTCCCGCTTGCGCTTGATGGCGACCACGCGGTCCCGCACTGCCTTGGCCACCAGCTTGTAGTCGGCCTCGCAGACAAAGCCCAGAACCACCTGCACGGGAGGGGGCTCGTCACCTCAGGGCGCAGGGAGCACCCAGGGTCCCTCCATCCCTGCACCCACCATCTCCTGGGCCACCTCCTCCGCCACATCCTTGTAGAGCTCGAAGAGGAATTCGATGGCATTGTTGTCCTTGTACTTGCCATGCAGCTTCTTCGTGTCGTCCATGCGCAGCCAGAGCTTGAGCCCAGACTTGACGCCATCATCCTCCTCGGCCAGCTCCACGTGCACCCCCGTGTCCTCCTGGAAGAAGGAGTGCTCCAGCAGGTCCTGGATGGTGTACCTGTGGGGAGCACAGCTCagcgctgggctgggggctgggggggctctgctgcccaggCCCCTGCTGGCCCCCACCTCTCATTCTTGTCCATGCGGATGCAGCCCTCGATGATCTCCTTCAGCTCCGGAACCTTCACCTTGTAGAAGCTGCTGGGCTTCAGGCCCTGGGGGCGATGGGTGTCAGCACCTCCTGTCCCAGACCCTACCACAGCGCTGGGTttccagggcctggggctgaACCCAGGCTCTGCAGGGACATGGGGCTGCTGGATgctgcccaggcagcccccagcacccccaggcacatccccaccagcagcaggggACACATGGGGACTGGGGTCCCAGCCCAGGGCCCCACGAGCCTGGCCGTggctcccgcagccaggccACGCATGCCTGCACGGGCAGCATCGCCAGGACGCCCTGGGGCTCCAGGTTTCCaccccagcaggcaggagccagccAGGACCAGCTGGGGCAGCCGTGATGCCCCAGGCAAGGGGTGGCTGAGCCCACCCACTCCCGTTCCACCCCACTAACGCACTGGCAGCGCCTGGCACAGGGTGAGGGACATGGAGTCTGGCCAAGCCATGTCCCCCTCCGCCCTCCATGGGCCCCACGCCCTGGCACAGCACCCTCTCACCACCCAGACTATTTTTAGCTGCTTGCACAACTGCACGGTgacacatttttggggaacagTGAGGACCATCCAGCCGGCTGGAGCCCCCTCACCCCGGTTCCCACGCCCacagcaccagccagcagcatcGCCCCCAGCCCGGGGGCTGGGGCCGCTCACCGAGGTGACCTTGCGGTAGATCTGGGCAGCGTTCTGACACTCGGAGTAGGGGTACTCTGAGGTGGCCATCTCCAGCATGCACATCCCGAAGGCGTAGACATCCACCGCCTCGTCGTACTTCTCCTCGTACATCTCTGGCGCCATGAACTCGGGGGTgcctgggggcagcagcagggctcagcACCCCCCCGcgcacccacccccccacagcCACCGCGGGGCAGCCGCAAGCCTGGCCCCGCTGGGACCCCACCTATGACGCTCTTGGCGAAGGAGGCTCGCTTGAGCGTGGCCAGGCCCAGGTCCCCGATCTTGACTGAGCCGGTGGGGCCCGTGATGAAGATGTTGTCGCACTTGAGGTCACGATGGATGATGGGGGGCGAGCGAGTGTGCAGGAAATGCAGCCCCTTGAGGATCTGCCGGCTCCAGCGCTGCAGCACCTTCAGCTTCATCTCCTTGAACCGCTTCAGATAGCTGCCAGGGGACCCATGGGGCTCAGACAcagaccccagccccagcccaccctTCTCCCACCACCACACCAAGCCCATTCAGATGCAGGTGCCCACACAGGGCGAGCATCTTGGAGTCAGGGGCTCCTGGTCCCCTCCCTGGCTGGGCTCCACAGAGgcagcacagaaaacacagctcaggagGAGCCAAGCTCCCTGAGCCACCTGTGCCAGGAGCCAGCTGGGGTGACTGGCCAGTGCTGCCACCCCGCTTGGCACCGGCGTGCCTGGCCCATGCAGAATCGTGCCAGTGAAACTCCTGGGTCTCCAGCATCCAGCAGCAACTCCCAATTTctgcctccagctcccagccctgccccgtcATCTGCCCAGATCCCACCTGAGCCCACCACAGACCGTCATCCCCACCTGAACGCCCATGTCAAGTGCCCAGGCAGGGGGTGCAGACCtgtccctctcttccctgtcaCCGCAGggcccctgccccctcccctgcacacccCGACCTGGCGGTCACTGCTCACGTTTTCAGAGTGCCAGACGTCATGAGCTCTGTGACCAGCACAATGCAGATCTGGCCTTTGACAGATGACTTCCAGGAGTCATAGAAGCGGACAATGttgggatgctgcagcccctTCAGCATCTCCACCTCCTCGCTGAACCGCTGCCGCTCCGTCTTCGACAGCTTCCGTGTCTGCAGGAGCCagtgggggggtgagggggggcaTGCAGGGTCCCCAGCAAGCACCGAGGGATGCCCTGGCTTACGAGACCCCCACATCCTCGTCCCCACTCCCTACGTACAAGGTAGTGGGGGCTGTAGTGGCTCCAGCACAAAGCTGGGGTCAGAcctgctgtcccccagcagAGGGGCTCACATGGGGCCCATGGTCTCACCCCACCCAGCCAGACCCCGGACCCCAGCACTGCTCTGGATGAAGCCACTCTCCCCTGGTTTGGGGAGGGATGGCCAAGGTTTCCCACAGCAGCTGGTGCATTGAGAAGCCTGTGTGCTTCTCTGCCATGaaggctgccctgtgccagggccaCCCACCCCCGCTCCCCCTGCTCTTAGCCCCCAGCCGGTGCCCACCATCCCACCGCAGGATGGGGAtgcccagcctgcagccacCCAGCCAAGAGGACGTGCAGGGGCTCTGCAACAGCCACTGCCTGCCAGCGTGCCCCATGCAGACCCAACAGccgcagcccctctgccccccaggACAGCCCTGCCCCCAGCAGGGCACCACCGGCTCCCAGCACCGGGCACCAGCATGGCAGGGTGCCGGGCCAGCCTCAATGAGGCCTTTGTTGGGGAAAGCAGGCGGGGGAGGCTCCAGCCAGGTTTTTCCATGTTCCTCCTGCTCGAGTTAATTAAAGTGGAAACTGAAGCTGAGCGCTGACATGGGCACTGAGCGGAGatggggccggggccggtggAAAGAAGGCAGACCCCCCCCATCCTGGAGGGACACGGCCCCATAGTGCAGGAACAGGGAAGCCAGCTGGCCAGACCCAGAAGGAGCCAGGTCCTGCCCTGAGCCCAGGCAGCTGCgagtgctgagcagagcaggagcagagcagcatccCCTGCGATGCCACCACCACAGCCCAGGACCCTGATGGGCCCGGCCACTGCAGAGCCTGGGGTCCAACCATCAAGGACCCCCGCCCAGCCCATGCTCGCAGGGCCAAGGAAAACCAAGCTGCTGCAGGCGGCCACTGTGCTCCCACTGCCAGACGCTGCCAGAGCCGTGCTCAGCTCCTTGGCCGGCAGCCGTCATCCATCAGCCTGGGCAGCTTTCGTAATATTTTCATTGCATCACAGCCGGCCCCACAGCCGGGCTGGAGCCACTCCATAATCCCCTCTGCTTTTAACACACGCTCAGGGACCCGGCTCAGCCCAGATGAGAACCTGAGCCCTGCTGCAGCGGGATGAATGGGACCTTTCATACCCAAGGAGGAAAACAGCAACTGAAGCCCctgtgcagcccagcagcacgCCGGCTGCCCTGCCCAGTGCCACGGCCGCCCTTGGAGCCCCTGGCCCCCCACTCCCCACTGAGGAGCCTGGAGGCTTCACTGCACCCCACAAACCTGCAAGGGCATGGGGGAAGCCGACACAGGCTATGAACAGGGGCAAGGATGGAGTCATGGGCGGCCATCCCTCTTCCAGCTTGGTGAGAGGAGACGCCACGCGGTCCCCGCTGTGCTACCTCCAGCCCCGGGCAGAATCCCCGGCAGGAGGCCGCCTCCCCCAGGGTGCCTGGAGCAAGGCCTGGGGGAGCCAAGCTCATCCCCTGAGACTATGCCAGGACTGCTGGGCTCGCCTGGCACCGTTCCTCCCGCACAACCAAAGCGGCAGCCGGTCCCATGGCCGAGCATCCCAACGCTCTCCCCACTGAGGGCCGGCAGTGGGGAGTGGAACGCAATCCACCCCAGCCCAGGCGGAGGAGCTGCTCATCCAGGGTCTGGGCACCGGGGAGGGTAGAGCCCCACCACCCCACGTGGCACGCAGGAACACCGCGTCCTTTCCTAGCAGCACCTCGCGCAGGGCAGAGGAGGATGCTGGGGATGGCGGCACAGGGCCAGGCGAGGAGCTGGGTGGCAGTGATCCAGCCTCATCCCGCGAGCCAGGAGCTGGCTGCTGGGAAGCCTGGGACAGCCAACAGCAGGAGCCAAGGCCAgcacaggaggagggaaggctgGGCATGGTGGCCAAGGATGGCTCTCACCACTGCGGCAGGAGGCTCTCCCAGCACGAGGAAGCGCCAGCGCTCAGCACAGAGTCTGCGGCCCTCGCAGGGCtctcctgctcccgcagccctcGCAGGGCCCTGGCTCTGCGATGCCCCGGGCAGGGGGACCCAGCGGTGGCCTGTGAAAGCCCTGATGTGCGTGGCTGAGAGTCATACCTGGAGAGGGGGGCTCTCACCCTGGAGGGACACTCATAATGACACCGTGGTGGGGCCCGGAGCAGGCGCTGAAGACTGCCCAGCACCCTCCCTCTGACCATGGccacagcagctccagctgcggGGAGGTCCCAAGCCCCCCGGTCCCCCAGCACAAGAGCCAGCACTATGGCAGCAGTGGGTGCCCGCACCCCACTGCTCCCCCCATGGCTCTGCCCCCCACTGCTTGGCAAATGGTGACCTTGTGCATGCTCACAGATGCACGAGCACGCATATGCTCACATTCCCAAGCCCGCAGGACCCCTGTGGAGCAAATGCCCCCAGTCTCCCTGGTTCATCTCCTGGACAGGCAGAGCTCCCAGCCCGCAAGGGGCTGAGCCCCGGGCAATGCCCCAGGGCCTTGCCTAATTGCAAGATTCCCAACACAGCATGATTCTCAaccacagcacaggcaggatgGTCTGGGCATTCGATGGACAGGACTTTGGGAAGATGCAGGAATTTGGGAAGAAAGGTGCCCCGCAGCCCCTGGGGCAGCCAGCCGAGGTTACCTGCCTGACCTGCAcgagggagctgggggaggcacagcagcgcccgccgcccaggctgctcctgcccacaGGGAGCCCGAGGGGACCCACAGGAAAACTGCTCACAGCCAGGTATTTACAGCTCGATCCCGTTCCGGGCCTCTGGTTTCCTccctgcttcctccttccccaccgCCCGCAGCACCTATCAACAGAAATAGTCCCCAGTCTAAAGCTGGAAAGCACATACAGGTCATGGCAGGGCTGCGGGATGCGGGTAGGAGGTAAAGACAGACACCGTGTTCAGGACTGGGGGGCAGCGGcatggggggacagggacaggcaaGTCCCCAGAGGGGTCCCACAGGAAGGCAGGGGACAGGCAAAAATGGTCTCCAGATCTCCAGGcaccagggaagggaagggcagggcaaGGACAGCACAGAGAGTTGGGATTTGGGATCAGGAGCCATCACGGCAGCTGGATGAGGCTCTCTGGACTGGAACAGGTTAGGACTGAGGTTAGGTATTCATTTAGAATTGAAACGCAATAAAAGGAGAACTGTGAAAGACACAGgacaaagctatttttaaaagggcAGAACCACAACcatttttatttgtggtttCAAATTCCGTATTTGTGTCACAGTGTCTGATTCTTTGCATGATTgctgaaaaaaccaaacttttaaAAGTCTGCTTCTGTACTCTCAGCCCCTCATGGGACATGGATTTTGGGACAAGAGACACTGGATAAAGGGCAGTCAGTGGAATGGAGCTGAATGccggctggggaagggagggctgggagggagggaggtggggggcaggTGCCGGGGCTGTGTGGGACAGGAGCAGGGACGGGGCTGCCTGCGCCAGCCAGCCCTCGAGGGGCTCTCAGCTACAGCCAGGCTGTGCTCCCCTGGGAGGGTGTTGGTGGGGAGCCAGGTCTCCCAGACACCACAGGACACTCGTGTGATGGTcccaggcaggagctcagcctCTCTGCGTacgtccccaccagccccccatGGGCCAAGCAAGCAGCGCCCACACTGGCATAGCAGGCTCACAGGGCAGGCATGTGCCTGCTGAACGTGGGGCACAGAGGCGTTTTTGCTTCCTGACCCCCTTTCCTCCACATGGGAGGGTGCAGCTTCTTCCCCCCAGCAGCCACCTTGCAAGACATCAGAGCTGCCCGCGCACCATGCAGGCACACCCCGCCTGCACCGCAGCCAGACCGCGGCCAGCTCATCGCCAAACAGAGCCCCATGCGCTCGCAggccctgccctgggctgcaggacAGGTGTGGGGGGCCAAATCCAGCCCCACTGGAcatgcaggagctgctctgACACAGCCGGGGTGGGGACAGGCCCCGCAGGGCAGCGCAGCCCAGCCGTGGGGACaagcaggagggcagggagcgACGCGCCGTGCTGCCAGTCCTGCTACGCGTGCCAGCTGCCAGTGCAAGGGAGCTGGGGCACGTCTGTGAGGAGGGGCTGAGACCCGCAGAGAGGGACACAGAGCCAGCCAGGCGGGAAGCACTGGGCATGGCTGACTCATCCAGAGAAAGTCCTGAGCTCGCCAAGGAGagcccttccctgccagcagcaggctggcactTCCCCCGCTGCCCGAAGGGACGCGGGACTCAAACGGAGCTCAGGAGCGGTCGGATGGAGCCACGGGGCTGCACGAGGGAGAGAGCGCTGAGCCGGCTCTCAGCAGCCAGCTGAAGCAATTGTGCAACCCACGAAGGCAGGCGGAGGCCCAAGACCTCACCTTCCTCACTAAGAGGCCACATGCAGCCTCTCCAGAAATCACCCACTGCTATCTCAGGATCTCTCCTTGCACTACTGGTCTGCAGCCACCCCAAGGACCCAGTCCGGGCAGTGCCTGCAGCTGCACCAGGGTTTTAGGAACAAGACAACAAACTCGCAAGACGCGTTTTTCTGTGTAAACAAGGACTTGGACCTTCCAGCCACAGCATCCACCCCAGGGTCAGGAGCCTGTTGGAGACTTTGGACTTCGCTGaagcccctccccaggggctCCAAGGAGAAAAGGGAGCCCCATGGCATACCTCTCCCTGCGCACCTCTGTGGATGAGATCAGGCCCATCAAAAGCAACAAGCAGGAGACGGTGTTGTGGAGCCAACacctcctctgctcccctccgTGTCCCGCTGTTAGCATCCTGCTGCCGGGTTGCAGAGCAGCAAAGGGGATGGAGGAACGAAGCGTCAGAAAGGAGATGGGGACGACACTGCTCAGACACCTGGAAGACCACAGGTCCAGGCGCTCCCAGCTGACAGCCCCTGGCAGCATCACAGAAACCACATGCAGGTGCCCACGGACACCACTTCAGCCAAGGACAAGCAGCCGGAGCACACCAAGGTCGTGCCGTACCCTGCTCCCGACTGACGTCCAGCCGCAAGCTCGCTGCAGGCACGTGCCCCAGAGCACGCCGAGGGCTATCGGGGCAAGCCTCGgagccagctccagcactggcacaggcgCGCGTGTGGAGGCCAGCACAGGAGAGGGCACCCCTGCCCTCGCTGCccttccaaagggaaaaaagctgcaAGCTGGCGGACACTGAAAAGGCAGCGGGGTGCTCAGCGCCGGCAGCCGGTCCTGGAATCCACCTGTAAGCCCCcggagcggggagcggcgcgggCGCCCCGGTGGGCTCCACAGCGCAGGCAGCGAGACGGCACATGGAAAACCGCACGTGATGGGCAGGAGGGCCGGGAGCAGCAGCGTTAGGCAGGAGCCTGGGCCCGGGCCAAGAGCCCCGAGCGGcgccggggcagcggcggggacGGGCGCAGCGCAGGCAGCGAGGGGGGCCCGAGCCCGGCTGCAGacgccctgccctgctctgccgcTGCAGCCCGGCAGCGGAGGGGCGCCGGCATGCCTGGCTGGAACGGGGGATGTCGGGGCCCTGAGCCCCCTGGGACGGGCCCCAGCCTGGGGGAAGATGCCCCGCGGTTCCCGCACGGCAGCCcgggcaggcagaggggctcagggccagggccggggcggggggctgcccaCCCCAGGGAAACTGGACGGAGAAGGGTCCAACTGCCCctgccgccgccccctcccccggggcggGTGTCCGCgggcgcgggcaggggcagaggcGCGGGCGGCCGTACCTGCAGCTCGCACCAGGCCACCTCCACGGTGGTCTCCGTGTCCAGCCCCTTGTAGACGGTCTTGAAGGAGCCGCGGCCGATCTCGATGTCGAACTTGAGGAACCGGCCGTCGGGGGAAGTGGCGACCGCACGCGTCTCCACCTCCTCGCTCTCCGTCTCCTCCGGCTCCCGGCGCCCGGCGGCGACCGGCGGCGGCGGTGACGGCAACGACCCCCCGCGCTCCCCGCCCGGCGCCGGGtagcccagcagctccagctcggCCGAGCTCCGCCGGTTGAAGCGGGAGGAGGCGCGGCGGGAGTCGCGCCCCGAGGGCCGCCGGCCGCGGCTGCGATGCGGGGCCCGCCCGGGGAgccccggctccggctccggcgcggagccgccgcccgcccgctccGCCTCGGGCTGGGACATGGCTCCGGCGGCGGCCGGCTCGGCCGCCAGCATCGGCTCAGCCCGCACCGGGGCGGCCGCTCCCGCGCAGCTTCGCACCTggtgccgccgcggccccgcagcCAGGAGCGACCGCCGAGCCCCGGCCCGggcaccggccccggccccgcccggcggccccgcccccgccccgcccgggcccgCCCCCGCGCGGCCGCCGACCCCCGCCTGCGCTGCgccaccggccccgccgccgggcgccgGCCCTGAGCACCGAGCACCGGCCGCGGCAACGGGACGGGCGCCCAGCACTGCGGCAGCAGCCACGGGCTGCGCGCACCGGGCGAGCGCCCCGCACCCCAGCACCGCGCACGGCCGCCCCGGCACGGCCCGCGGGCGCCTCCCGCCCCTCGTTCGGCCCTGGCCGGGGGAACACGGCCCAGCTCCCACCCGGAGCTCCGGAGTCGCGCTGACCGGGGGGCTCCgcgccctccccgccccgcagagcagccccttccccacccgccgccccggggggtCCGGGCGATGGGGCCGCTGTAACTGAAGCCCCAGGCGGGGCGATGGAGCCTAAGTTGAGTCGAGGGGAAGAGCCTGGTTTAGGCGTTTCTTCAGAGCTTCTGACTCGGGGTTCTAGAGCAGCGTGTCCAGGAGAAGCCCCGTCCCGTTCCCTGGGCTGCGGGATCGGCCCCTGCACTGCCTGCGCTGTCCCAGGCAGCCGTTCCTCTCCGGGTTTACTGCGGTCCAAAATCCTGAAATTAGGGTCATGCAAATAGGAAGATACGAGTGTGTGTGTCAGCCCTGCGTGAGCCAGAAGGCCGGACAAGAACTTGTTGTCTCTCCAGGTTAAACGAGGAGGTTGTTCTACCCGGTGA
This genomic window contains:
- the WNK4 gene encoding serine/threonine-protein kinase WNK4 isoform X1, producing MLAAEPAAAGAMSQPEAERAGGGSAPEPEPGLPGRAPHRSRGRRPSGRDSRRASSRFNRRSSAELELLGYPAPGGERGGSLPSPPPPVAAGRREPEETESEEVETRAVATSPDGRFLKFDIEIGRGSFKTVYKGLDTETTVEVAWCELQTRKLSKTERQRFSEEVEMLKGLQHPNIVRFYDSWKSSVKGQICIVLVTELMTSGTLKTYLKRFKEMKLKVLQRWSRQILKGLHFLHTRSPPIIHRDLKCDNIFITGPTGSVKIGDLGLATLKRASFAKSVIGTPEFMAPEMYEEKYDEAVDVYAFGMCMLEMATSEYPYSECQNAAQIYRKVTSGLKPSSFYKVKVPELKEIIEGCIRMDKNERYTIQDLLEHSFFQEDTGVHVELAEEDDGVKSGLKLWLRMDDTKKLHGKYKDNNAIEFLFELYKDVAEEVAQEMVVLGFVCEADYKLVAKAVRDRVVAIKRKREKLKRAQDVPSPAEPEQASGVLRLLEELKSPLPPGTPAPATPGSGDSLFSSTFPPEPEEPEADQHQHFAYQHTSYSSATSDCETDGYLSSSGFLDSPDLAHHSFSAGDPASPPPPRPTRCFPTSIAVQLPTERLPTASGFSSPVDSYASDVASGMSDGYEGLSASEQSAKLPAKRASGKLLRRRARSRLRITNISDKNDRVVECQLQTYNNKMVTFKFDLDGDNPEEIAAVMVHNEFILKSERDGFVHRIRDIIHRVETLLRKDGRSTAELPESPEAEHGADSPQVDLQLQELSRSISSSSSLSDLACASPSLLVQSPILPSLSSSQLENDLASPVGPPAAPAHELQPTLLGSSTGSVQTSPLASTAPSWLTASPAFPQTPLSTAGVAAPPTLPQALLSPLPLTTSPVPSGPSSPLSPPVTSTPWSPTAPILSLANVFSLAVMSVAHTLLPAVSSIASSGGHLYPPLLPRPQSLVLGPPRFFYPDPASMAKPAPACGGTLESVGADVPTAGGPMPFPHLAPAPPCPAGSEAVGSPLPSLSTSTPGSLEGSTVPPSSPRPSHPLIVSELPAPSAPKARLSPINEAEAKPQILGRFQVTPTKDLAVTSLVPGSHEGEQRGAEPAASGSPPPVAPETASSSSSDSESVLETAEQGPKAEEVLAEEGTVAPAESDREGPGEESAENVPQTVLSHVWLSHPRSLPYLSSDDTESEDEEIWEELQNLRQKHLAEVQLLQSAQKKEIEELYLRMGKQPPLGIVSPAAMLSSRQRRLSKGSFNPSRRNSLQRLELAQPPAGIMRRNSLSGSSTGSQEQRLSKGVTFADDFSWMLAGQE
- the WNK4 gene encoding serine/threonine-protein kinase WNK4 isoform X7; translated protein: MLAAEPAAAGAMSQPEAERAGGGSAPEPEPGLPGRAPHRSRGRRPSGRDSRRASSRFNRRSSAELELLGYPAPGGERGGSLPSPPPPVAAGRREPEETESEEVETRAVATSPDGRFLKFDIEIGRGSFKTVYKGLDTETTVEVAWCELQTRKLSKTERQRFSEEVEMLKGLQHPNIVRFYDSWKSSVKGQICIVLVTELMTSGTLKTYLKRFKEMKLKVLQRWSRQILKGLHFLHTRSPPIIHRDLKCDNIFITGPTGSVKIGDLGLATLKRASFAKSVIGTPEFMAPEMYEEKYDEAVDVYAFGMCMLEMATSEYPYSECQNAAQIYRKVTSGLKPSSFYKVKVPELKEIIEGCIRMDKNERYTIQDLLEHSFFQEDTGVHVELAEEDDGVKSGLKLWLRMDDTKKLHGKYKDNNAIEFLFELYKDVAEEVAQEMVVLGFVCEADYKLVAKAVRDRVVAIKRKREKLKRAQDVPSPAEPEQASGVLRLLEELKSPLPPGTPAPATPGSGDSLFSSTFPPEPEEPEADQHQHFAYQHTSYSSATSDCETDGYLSSSGFLDSPDLAHHSFSAGDPASPPPPRPTRCFPTSIAVQLPTERLPTASGFSSPVDSYASDVASGMSDGYEGLSASEQSAKLPAKRASGKLLRRRARSRLRITNISDKNDRVVECQLQTYNNKMVTFKFDLDGDNPEEIAAVMVHNEFILKSERDGFVHRIRDIIHRVETLLRKDGRSTAELPESPEAEHGADSPQVDLQLQELSRSISSSSSLSDLACASPSLLVQSPILPSLSSSQLENDLASPVGPPAAPAHELQPTLLGSSTGSVQTSPLASTAPSWLTASPAFPQTPLSTAGVAAPPTLPQALLSPLPLTTSPVPSGPSSPLSPPVTSTPWSPTAPILSLANVFSLAVMSVAHTLLPAVSSIASSGGHLYPPLLPRPQSLVLGPPRFFYPDPASMAKPAPACGGTLESVGADVPTAGGPMPFPHLAPAPPCPAGSEAVGSPLPSLSTSTPGSLEGSTVPPSSPRPSHPLIVSELPAPSAPKARLSPINEAEAKPQILGRFQVTPTKDLAVTSLVPGSHEGEQRGAEPAASGSPPPVAPETASSSSSDSESVLETAEQGPKAEEVLAEEGTVAPAESDREGPGEESAENVPQTVLSHVWLSHPRSLPYLSSDDTESEDEEIWEELQNLRQKHLAEVQLLQSAQKKEIEELYLRMGKQPPLGIVSPAAMLSSRQRRLSKGSFNPSRRNSLQRLELAQPPAGIMRRNSLSGSSTGSQEQRLSKGVTFADDFSWM